A region of the Actinomycetota bacterium genome:
CTTAGTTTTATCCGCCTTAACGAGGGTATCCACGATATCCAAAACACTGTGCCCATTCACCTCAAGTACCCGCCATCCAAAGGCAGACCACTTATCCGCGATGGGTTGAATCTCCATGACCTCGCTCACCGGTCCATCTATCTGTAAGCCATTGTAATCGAGGATGGCGACCAGATTGTCCAATTTATAATGGGAAGCGAACATCGCCGTCTCCCAAACTTCACCCTCCTGGCTTTCTCCATCGCCAATAAGAACATAAACATGGTAATCTCTCGTATCCATCTTCCCAGCTAAAGCCATTCCAGTCGCAGCCGCAAATCCGTGACCCAAAGCTCCGGTGGATATCTCCACACCAGGGACCTTTCTCATATCCGGGTGTCCCTGTAAAATTCCTCCCAACTTTCTTAAGGTCCATAAAATATCAACGGGGAAGTAACCACATTCGGCTAAAGCGGCGTAAAGAAGGGGACATGCATGACCTTTACTCAATACAAATCTATCGCGGTCAGGCCACTTGGGATCTTCCGGGCGGTGTCGCATGTGATGGAAATAAAGGGCAGCAACAATATCCGCTGCAGAGAGAGAGCCTCCTGGATGACCGGAGCCCGCTTCTCCAATCATCCTTATAACATTCCATCGAAGAGTACGTGCCTTTTCTTCTAAAAAAGTTCTTAGTTTTTCCCGATCCAAAAGGTTCACCTGGATTTTATTTCTTTCTTCCTTTCCACAAAATCTAAGACCCGTTCTAACGAGCAATTTAATATGTTCTCCTCAGAAAATCCCGCTTCAAGGGCGAGTTTAATTGCTTCCCCAAACTCGCCAACTCCCTGGGCTAAATGAGCATCGCTGCTGATAATGATATCCAAATTATATCTTCGTGCAACTTTGGCAATCTCCAGGTCATATGCATAACTACCCACTCGACTGGTACTCGTCAAGAATGAACTATTATTGATTTCAAATAAAACATCGTGGGCTGCGGCTTCAGCTACCACTTCTTCGGCATCAATGGGAAAATTTGGATTTCCCGGGTGAACGATCACATCTACGAAGGGATTTCTGATTGCACCCAATAGTGCTCTCGTATTCTTCCTCACAGTTTTCCCCTCATAACCGCAGCGAGGATGGAAGCCGACGTGAACTACATCCAGAGTCTGGAGGAGATCCTGAGGCAAATCGAGATTTCCTTTGGAATCCACGATGTTGGCTTCGGCCCCCTTCAAAATCCGTATTCCATACAATTCCCTGGGTAATACCCTTAAATTCCAGAAATGGTAAGCGTGTGCTCCCCCGGGTAAACCAGGGCCATGATCCGTGATGGCGATGAGCTTTAGACCTTTAAGGGCTGCGGCCTTCGCTATCTCATCGATGGTGCTATATGCATGACCACTGGCAACCGTATGTATATGAAGATCAGCTACTAGTTTCATTCATTCCACCTTATCTAGAAAGACTCAACCCACTAGCGACCTTAAATCGATAAGCGACGTTCGACGCGACTTTCGGTGTTAAAAGACTTTTCGCTCATCGCTGATCGCTCATCGAAAGTCGAGCTTTTTTATGGCTCTAGACTTCTCCCCTACCCCCTTTAGTTTTACGTCTATGGAAAGCGGTGATGAAATCATCGAGGTTTCCGTCCAAAACCTCTTGAACATTACCGGTTTCAAGATCAGTTCGATGATCCTTCACCAGACTATATGGATGTAGGATATATGACCTGATCTGACTCCCCCAGGCAATTTCCTTTCTCTCGCCTCGAAGTTCCTCTATCTTCCTTCGCCTTTCCTTTTGCATCCTCTCATATAGCCTGGCTC
Encoded here:
- a CDS encoding transketolase; the encoded protein is MDREKLRTFLEEKARTLRWNVIRMIGEAGSGHPGGSLSAADIVAALYFHHMRHRPEDPKWPDRDRFVLSKGHACPLLYAALAECGYFPVDILWTLRKLGGILQGHPDMRKVPGVEISTGALGHGFAAATGMALAGKMDTRDYHVYVLIGDGESQEGEVWETAMFASHYKLDNLVAILDYNGLQIDGPVSEVMEIQPIADKWSAFGWRVLEVNGHSVLDIVDTLVKADKTKGKPCIIIAHTLKGKGVSFMEGKVEWHGKAPSKELMEKALKELKKSG
- a CDS encoding phosphatase; its protein translation is MKLVADLHIHTVASGHAYSTIDEIAKAAALKGLKLIAITDHGPGLPGGAHAYHFWNLRVLPRELYGIRILKGAEANIVDSKGNLDLPQDLLQTLDVVHVGFHPRCGYEGKTVRKNTRALLGAIRNPFVDVIVHPGNPNFPIDAEEVVAEAAAHDVLFEINNSSFLTSTSRVGSYAYDLEIAKVARRYNLDIIISSDAHLAQGVGEFGEAIKLALEAGFSEENILNCSLERVLDFVERKKEIKSR